The following are from one region of the Nicotiana tomentosiformis chromosome 7, ASM39032v3, whole genome shotgun sequence genome:
- the LOC138895717 gene encoding uncharacterized protein, producing MGVWTLFTVRASNINGSGLGVALITPSGETLRQAIRIGSLTNNEAEYEALVAGLELARGLDSKVIKIKCDSQLVVNQVYGIFDTKEERMKQYLNKVQVLHARFREWSIVNILREENVEADALANLGSSTKMKGSDSGTLVQFLHSVLDVDGYCELYRRLFQGPLARCLGDSKEDYVKREVHEGVYGNHSGANSCLLKNIREGEVIDFIWDHIVSRFGIPKEIACDNGSQFVGSKVSKFLEGLNIKRITSSPYHPSINGQVESTNKVTLQNLKKKLEDAKVKWPDEILVVLWAYWTTTKSSIGETLFLFVYGLEALIPVEVGEPTLRFSRANEEANNEVLLVKLDLLEEHRNMTYVRMVAQKQRMKRYYNRRVNLHYFKVRDLVLRRVTQRTRDINAGKMGSTWEGPYQVSAITGKGSYELKN from the exons atgggagtttggaccttatttactgTCAGAGCCTCCAACATAAATGGGTCCGGTCTTGGAGTAGCTCTAATCACcccttcgggggaaaccctaagACAGGCCATTAGAATTGGAtcgttaactaacaatgaagccgagtatgaggctttggttgcaggacttgaactaGCTCGAGGACTAGATTCTAAGGTCATAAAGATAAAATGTGACTCCCAGCTGGTGGTAAACCAAGTATATGGGATTTTCGACACAAAGGAGGAGCGCATGAAGCAGTACTTGAACAAGGTTCAAGTATTACATGCacgattcagagaatggtcaatcGTCAACATTTTGAGGGAGGAAAATGTGGAAGCAGATGCTTTGGCTAATTTGGGGTCATCCACGAAAATGAAAGGATCCGATTCTGGTACGCTCGTCCAATTTCTCCATTCGGTGTTAGATGTGGACGGTTACTGCGAA TTATACAGGAGATTGTTCCAAGGACCATTGGCTCGGTGCCTAGGGGACTCAAAGGAGGACTACGTGaagagagaagtccacgaaggggtCTATGGAAACCACTCTGGTGCAAACTC GTGCTTACTGAAAAACATCAGAGAAGGAGAAGTGATTGacttcatatgggaccacataGTCTCCCGATTTGGAATACCAAAGGAGATTGCTTGTGACAACGGGTCACAGTTCGTAGGTTCTAAGGTCTCAAAGTTTTTGGAAGGACTAAATATCAAACGGATCACGTCTTCTCCATATCACCCGAGCATTAATGGACAGGTGGAGTCAACCAACAAGGTAACTCttcaaaaccttaaaaagaagtTAGAAGATGCCAAGGTCAAGTGGCCAGATGAGATCCTGGTAGTACTATGGGCTTATTGGACCACTACAAAGTCGAGCATAGGTGAAACACTTTTTTTGTTCGTATACGGTTTGGAGGCTTTGATACCGGTGGAAGTGGGGGAGCCGACCTTAAGGTTTTCTCGGGCAAATGAAGAAGCAAACAACGAAGTGTTGCTGGTCAAGTTAGATTTACTTGAGGAACACCGAAATATGACATACGTGAGGATGGTAGCTCAAAAGCAAAGGATGAAGAGGTATTACAACCGCAGAGTGAATCTCCATTATTTCAAAGTTAGAGATTTGGTTCTGAGGAGGGTTACTCAAAGAACGCGGGATATTAATGCTGGAAAGATGGGATCAACGTGGGAAGGACCTTACCAGGTCTCAGCTATAACCGGTAAAGGCTCATATGAACTGAAAAATTAG